In one window of Armatimonadota bacterium DNA:
- a CDS encoding creatininase family protein, translating to MSYFFRDQSSPQIQEHIEKQSLLILPVGTTEEHGPHLPVDTDARIAEAYGMRLAETLTPEIPMLLMDTIRYGYSMRVMQRWPGTVVVRTRVLMDLVFDICRSGLDMGFEKLAMLDCHGHHSGLLGTVARELCDACDKAVAIISPAELSRDEFNTARKSEQGGAIHAGEWETSLVLHISPDVVDMSKARDVDTMRYRTEFVAGDNFLGRQRVHWSMWYLQPSGTGVYGTPTVATAETGKVIMDAAVANGARFLEEYWRKR from the coding sequence ATGTCCTACTTCTTTCGCGACCAGTCGTCGCCGCAGATTCAGGAGCACATCGAGAAGCAATCACTCCTGATCCTGCCCGTCGGCACCACTGAAGAACACGGGCCGCACCTGCCCGTGGACACCGACGCGCGGATCGCCGAAGCGTACGGAATGCGCCTTGCGGAGACACTGACGCCGGAGATCCCCATGCTGCTGATGGACACGATCCGCTACGGCTACTCCATGCGCGTGATGCAGCGCTGGCCGGGGACCGTCGTCGTGCGCACCCGCGTGCTCATGGACCTCGTCTTCGACATCTGCCGGTCGGGCCTGGACATGGGCTTTGAGAAGCTGGCGATGCTCGACTGCCACGGCCATCACAGCGGGCTGCTCGGTACGGTGGCGCGTGAGCTGTGTGACGCCTGCGACAAGGCCGTGGCGATCATCAGTCCGGCTGAGCTGTCCCGCGACGAGTTCAACACCGCGCGCAAGTCAGAGCAGGGCGGCGCGATCCATGCCGGTGAGTGGGAGACTTCGCTTGTGCTTCACATCAGCCCGGACGTCGTGGACATGTCGAAGGCGAGGGATGTGGACACGATGCGATATCGCACGGAATTCGTCGCCGGCGACAACTTCCTCGGCCGCCAGCGGGTGCACTGGTCAATGTGGTACCTGCAGCCCAGCGGGACGGGTGTGTACGGCACGCCGACCGTGGCGACCGCGGAAACGGGAAAGGTCATCATGGACGCCGCTGTCGCCAATGGCGCGCGGTTTCTGGAGGAGTACTGGCGCAAGCGTTAG
- a CDS encoding endo-1,4-beta-xylanase has protein sequence MQYDIPRLVLLFAAVMLLAPVPSSRAATASTAAEILAGASQRIEQHRKGDIAVVVLDRGQPVPGATVEVEQTGHEFLFGCNAYGLRDDDSALQQAYREQFAALFNYATLPFYWDGYEPQRGAPQTASRKAMARWCAEHGIRAKGHPLVWHHLPPAWVPRDATEAGGLLRDRVRSIVSEFKGLIDTWDVINESTVSARMDNPVGLWVKEVGPVRAAADALGWARGANQQATLIVNDFNVSQEYEEQIQGLIDAGRAPDAIGIQSHMHRGVWPLERVWEGCETYGRFGIPIHFTETTVLSGQLKRRGDGDEGRADWPTTPWGEQSQARYVEQLYRLLFSHPRVEAITWWDFSDLNAWQRAPAGFVRKDMSAKPAYRRLLNLVKGEWWTDVTGETDANGEIGCRGFYGTYRVTATAPDGRKVTQEVRWFKRDERRVTLRLPSQ, from the coding sequence ATGCAGTATGATATTCCCCGCCTTGTGCTCCTATTCGCCGCGGTCATGCTGCTCGCGCCTGTGCCGTCAAGCCGCGCCGCCACCGCGTCCACTGCGGCCGAGATTCTCGCCGGCGCGTCCCAGCGCATCGAGCAGCACCGCAAAGGCGACATCGCGGTTGTCGTGCTCGACCGGGGCCAGCCCGTGCCGGGCGCCACCGTCGAGGTCGAGCAGACCGGACACGAGTTCCTCTTCGGCTGCAATGCCTACGGCCTGCGAGACGACGACTCGGCGCTGCAGCAGGCGTACCGCGAGCAATTTGCCGCGCTGTTCAACTACGCCACGCTTCCGTTCTACTGGGATGGCTACGAGCCGCAGCGCGGGGCGCCGCAGACCGCCAGCCGCAAAGCGATGGCTCGCTGGTGCGCGGAGCACGGGATACGCGCGAAAGGACATCCGCTGGTGTGGCATCACTTGCCCCCGGCGTGGGTGCCGCGGGACGCGACGGAGGCGGGCGGGTTGCTCCGCGACCGGGTCCGGTCGATCGTGTCCGAATTCAAAGGCCTCATTGACACGTGGGACGTCATCAATGAGAGCACCGTGTCCGCGCGAATGGACAATCCGGTCGGACTGTGGGTGAAGGAGGTCGGGCCGGTGAGGGCGGCGGCCGATGCCCTCGGCTGGGCACGCGGCGCGAACCAGCAGGCGACGCTGATCGTCAATGACTTCAACGTATCCCAGGAGTATGAGGAGCAGATCCAGGGGCTGATAGACGCGGGGCGCGCTCCGGACGCGATTGGCATACAGAGCCACATGCACCGCGGCGTGTGGCCGCTGGAGCGGGTGTGGGAGGGGTGCGAGACCTACGGCCGCTTCGGCATACCGATTCACTTCACGGAGACAACGGTGCTCTCCGGGCAACTGAAGCGACGCGGCGACGGGGACGAGGGGCGCGCGGACTGGCCGACGACGCCGTGGGGCGAACAGAGCCAGGCGCGCTACGTGGAGCAGCTCTACCGGCTGCTATTCTCACATCCCCGGGTCGAGGCGATCACGTGGTGGGATTTCTCGGATCTCAACGCGTGGCAGCGGGCGCCCGCGGGATTCGTGCGTAAAGACATGTCAGCCAAGCCGGCGTATCGGCGGCTGCTCAACCTGGTGAAGGGCGAGTGGTGGACCGACGTCACGGGTGAGACCGACGCGAATGGCGAGATCGGGTGTCGCGGGTTCTACGGCACGTATCGCGTTACCGCGACTGCGCCTGACGGGCGCAAGGTGACGCAGGAGGTGCGCTGGTTCAAGCGCGATGAGCGGCGGGTGACGCTGCGCCTGCCGTCGCAGTAA
- a CDS encoding cupin domain-containing protein produces MGYHSVELQGPAREEAIAGIRKQLAEWGLTMPAVEPLPLHFGLNRFSEIGETEFWIANEPELGYCGKFLFLFDGQTCPFHSHRLKHETFFILKGTIRMTTDEGERMMREGDLLPMPPGMGHAFTGVGAALVLEVSKPSIEGDNFFADK; encoded by the coding sequence ATGGGTTACCACAGCGTGGAGCTGCAAGGGCCCGCGCGTGAGGAGGCGATCGCGGGCATTCGCAAGCAGCTTGCCGAGTGGGGGCTGACCATGCCCGCAGTCGAGCCGCTGCCCTTGCATTTCGGCCTCAACCGCTTCAGCGAAATCGGCGAAACCGAGTTCTGGATCGCCAACGAACCCGAACTCGGATACTGTGGGAAGTTTCTGTTCCTCTTCGACGGCCAGACCTGCCCCTTCCACTCTCACCGCCTGAAGCACGAAACGTTCTTCATCCTCAAGGGAACGATCCGTATGACGACTGACGAAGGCGAGCGCATGATGCGCGAGGGCGATCTGTTGCCGATGCCGCCGGGCATGGGGCACGCCTTCACCGGGGTCGGCGCGGCGCTGGTGCTGGAGGTATCGAAGCCCTCCATCGAGGGTGACAACTTCTTCGCGGACAAACA
- a CDS encoding heparinase II/III family protein, with translation MLAQIAAARGAALGMLILLLVTAGLRAAFAADAGGETVKTHGVFYTTSMMETARANIASHPWAAEIQKRIVADAQPWMEFSDDELWDLMFGNAISRSWMVWSNGHCPACRQGVPMYNWEMNALARPWKVRCPHCKELFPKNDFHAFYRSGLDERGVFDPAQANRELLFNAEHTDADDPLRMFGVDDGEGYVEGDNRWRFIGAYLIYGQWKQAIVAGIRNLAAAYVVTGDAAYAHKAGVLLDRVADLYPTFDFGKEGLVYEVQGAAGYVSTWHDACVETRDLVTAYDQVFEALRHDEALVAFLSRKAKEYGLDNTKASFADIQRNIEERILRDAIRSRRKIESNYPQTDLTIAMIHTVLGWPGNRQQVYGMLDAILTRATAVDGVTGEKGLAGYAAYAVNGTAVLLEQYARMDSHFLADAFKRHPRLHDTFRFHIDTWCLGRYYPSCGDSGAFAHPSGYAGVSLSRSPGLAPSMYTFFWRMHELTGDPAFAQVIYGSNGQTVDGLPHDLFADDPETLQKQLAEVIAREGAAPKLGSVNKQEWRIAILRAGEGTDARALWLDYDSGGGHSHADGMNLGLFAKGLDLLPDFGYPPVQYGGWGSPRARWYTMAAAHNTAVVDGHNTQAAGGQTTLWADGDDFRAIRASCPQLIEGEQFERTAAMVDISDRDFYVVDVFRVIGGSDHAKFTYGHFGELKMSGLSLQSANDYGHDTQTRGFSADPAPDPGWSADWRVEDRRNVLPEDADVHLRCTDLTTGAEAWTGEGWVSVTGFGTNDEEWIPLVMARGRGESPLASTFVTVIEPYERESSIARIRRLPLETARHTAFPDPNVALEVTLADGRRDLFITADVENPLRLRPSRSAGRILLQRDCGVRLDGELGVVRWDSAGTVERIIMCRGKSLRVGNVSLKLKGETDFVEVAFHDGGADIVAGDSRQIEEIQVKGTPIPWR, from the coding sequence ATGTTGGCACAGATCGCGGCGGCACGCGGCGCAGCCTTGGGCATGTTGATTCTGCTCTTGGTGACGGCGGGATTGCGCGCCGCATTCGCGGCTGATGCAGGAGGCGAGACCGTGAAGACTCACGGCGTGTTCTATACGACCTCGATGATGGAGACGGCACGCGCCAACATCGCCAGTCACCCGTGGGCGGCCGAAATCCAGAAACGGATCGTCGCCGACGCTCAGCCGTGGATGGAGTTCTCCGACGACGAGCTGTGGGATCTCATGTTCGGCAACGCCATCTCGCGCTCGTGGATGGTGTGGTCGAACGGCCACTGCCCGGCGTGCCGGCAGGGCGTGCCGATGTACAACTGGGAGATGAACGCCTTGGCGCGCCCGTGGAAGGTGCGCTGCCCGCACTGCAAGGAGCTGTTTCCGAAAAACGATTTCCACGCGTTCTATCGTTCGGGGCTCGACGAGCGCGGCGTGTTCGATCCCGCGCAGGCGAACCGCGAGCTTCTGTTCAACGCCGAACATACCGACGCCGACGACCCGCTGCGTATGTTCGGCGTGGACGATGGCGAGGGCTACGTCGAAGGCGACAATCGCTGGCGCTTCATCGGCGCGTACCTGATCTACGGCCAATGGAAGCAGGCAATCGTTGCGGGCATCCGCAATCTCGCCGCGGCGTACGTCGTCACCGGCGACGCCGCCTACGCGCATAAGGCGGGCGTGCTGCTCGACCGGGTTGCCGATCTCTACCCAACCTTCGACTTCGGCAAGGAAGGCTTGGTGTACGAAGTGCAGGGGGCGGCCGGTTACGTCTCGACATGGCACGACGCCTGTGTCGAGACGCGCGATCTGGTCACCGCTTACGACCAGGTCTTCGAGGCATTGCGGCATGATGAAGCACTCGTCGCGTTCCTGTCGCGCAAGGCCAAGGAGTACGGCCTCGACAATACCAAGGCGTCCTTCGCCGACATCCAGCGCAACATCGAGGAGCGCATCCTGCGCGATGCGATCCGGAGCCGTCGCAAGATCGAGTCGAACTATCCGCAGACCGACCTCACTATCGCGATGATTCACACCGTCCTCGGCTGGCCGGGGAACCGGCAGCAGGTCTACGGTATGCTTGATGCCATTCTCACTCGCGCGACCGCGGTGGACGGCGTGACCGGCGAAAAGGGGCTCGCGGGCTACGCCGCCTACGCCGTGAACGGGACCGCCGTACTGCTCGAGCAGTACGCCCGGATGGATTCCCACTTCCTCGCCGACGCGTTCAAGCGCCATCCACGGCTGCATGACACGTTCCGCTTCCACATCGACACCTGGTGCCTCGGCAGATACTACCCCTCGTGCGGCGACTCCGGGGCATTCGCGCACCCCTCGGGCTACGCCGGCGTGTCGCTGTCCAGGAGCCCGGGCCTCGCGCCGTCCATGTACACGTTCTTCTGGCGAATGCATGAGCTGACCGGTGATCCCGCCTTCGCGCAGGTGATCTATGGCTCGAATGGGCAGACTGTTGACGGACTGCCGCACGATTTGTTTGCCGATGATCCGGAGACGCTCCAGAAGCAGCTCGCGGAAGTGATCGCGCGCGAGGGGGCTGCGCCGAAGCTCGGCAGCGTCAACAAGCAGGAGTGGCGCATCGCCATCCTCCGGGCGGGCGAGGGCACCGACGCGCGGGCGCTGTGGCTGGACTACGATTCCGGCGGCGGGCACAGCCACGCGGATGGGATGAATCTCGGCCTGTTCGCCAAGGGTCTCGACCTGTTGCCCGACTTCGGCTATCCGCCGGTGCAGTATGGCGGATGGGGCTCACCCAGGGCTAGGTGGTACACCATGGCCGCCGCGCACAATACCGCGGTCGTGGACGGGCACAATACGCAAGCGGCCGGCGGGCAGACGACGCTCTGGGCCGACGGCGACGATTTTCGAGCGATTCGCGCGTCATGCCCGCAGCTTATCGAAGGCGAGCAGTTCGAGCGCACCGCCGCGATGGTTGACATCTCGGATCGCGACTTCTACGTCGTGGATGTGTTCCGCGTCATCGGCGGCAGCGATCACGCGAAGTTCACCTACGGTCATTTCGGGGAATTGAAGATGTCAGGTCTGTCACTCCAATCCGCGAATGACTATGGGCACGACACGCAAACACGCGGCTTCAGCGCTGACCCGGCGCCGGACCCGGGCTGGAGCGCAGATTGGCGTGTCGAGGATCGCCGCAACGTGCTGCCCGAGGACGCCGACGTCCACTTGCGCTGCACCGACCTCACAACCGGCGCCGAGGCATGGACGGGCGAGGGCTGGGTATCCGTCACCGGGTTCGGCACGAATGACGAGGAGTGGATTCCGCTGGTCATGGCCCGCGGTCGAGGCGAGTCGCCGCTGGCTTCCACCTTCGTTACGGTGATCGAGCCGTACGAGAGGGAATCGAGTATCGCGCGCATTCGCCGCCTGCCGCTGGAGACCGCGCGGCACACCGCCTTCCCGGATCCGAACGTCGCCCTCGAAGTCACGCTCGCCGACGGTCGGCGCGATCTGTTCATTACGGCGGACGTGGAGAATCCGCTGCGTCTGCGGCCGTCCCGCTCCGCGGGCCGGATTCTGCTCCAACGCGATTGCGGTGTCCGCCTCGACGGCGAGCTGGGCGTGGTGCGCTGGGACAGCGCGGGGACGGTCGAGCGCATCATCATGTGCCGGGGCAAGTCTTTGCGCGTCGGGAACGTCTCGCTCAAGCTGAAGGGGGAGACCGACTTCGTGGAGGTCGCTTTCCACGATGGCGGCGCCGATATCGTCGCGGGCGATTCCCGGCAGATTGAGGAAATCCAGGTGAAAGGAACGCCGATTCCTTGGCGATGA
- a CDS encoding amino acid permease has product MSASKTPTAHEVELQRGLGLREATMIGVGAMIGAGVFALTGLAAGAAGPALVVAFILNGIVAAITGMAYAELGAAFPQAGGGYAFVRMALPRVVGFVTGWMSWFATAFACALYAQTFGAYFGNLLREVIGVSIPGASPIVFARVLAAVAAIGFAYINIRGSTETGVAGTIITTGKVVILLAFGGAGLWVMFHAAGWPAKLGLGS; this is encoded by the coding sequence ATGTCAGCCAGCAAAACACCCACTGCTCATGAAGTAGAGCTGCAACGCGGGCTGGGTCTTCGCGAGGCGACGATGATCGGCGTCGGCGCCATGATCGGGGCCGGCGTGTTCGCTCTTACCGGCCTCGCCGCCGGCGCGGCCGGCCCGGCGCTTGTCGTCGCGTTTATTCTCAATGGCATCGTCGCCGCGATCACCGGCATGGCGTACGCCGAACTCGGCGCCGCTTTCCCTCAGGCGGGCGGCGGCTACGCGTTCGTACGCATGGCGCTGCCGCGGGTGGTGGGGTTTGTCACGGGCTGGATGTCGTGGTTCGCGACCGCCTTCGCGTGCGCGCTGTACGCCCAGACATTCGGCGCGTATTTCGGCAACCTGCTCCGCGAAGTGATCGGCGTGTCAATCCCGGGTGCGTCTCCGATTGTGTTCGCTCGCGTGCTCGCGGCAGTCGCGGCCATCGGTTTCGCCTATATCAACATCCGGGGTTCCACTGAGACCGGGGTCGCCGGCACCATCATCACGACTGGCAAGGTCGTGATCCTGCTCGCTTTTGGCGGAGCCGGGCTGTGGGTAATGTTCCATGCCGCCGGCTGGCCGGCCAAGCTCGGCCTCGGCTC
- a CDS encoding alpha-L-fucosidase, whose translation MSNRTIVEAAAAAMRVRWPRLALVALLLCAGVGDNGTRVAAAVPRDARHGKMEVIMVSDESNDSAAAPAPQAPEWLFGREGMPVSPGITFAAAPAHPPITKRQEWFKDLKFGMFIHWGLESVLHKHPGAWEAACRDPNWDASSLGADLADLGESFDAAAWVSLAQRAGARYIAFTTKHHLGFANFASRHSDYNSAAMGPQRDFVRLLADECHRRRMPFIAYLSLPDMKHPDCRPLDKAAWARYLKFLRGQIEELATAYGPLMAFWLDPGPWNGPSYFYPVAQIQDEVHRRWPATLCFDWDEAEKSYASRAYLSPQGMVMAYELYPEGSGPQPDAWPFEVCDTLADSWHYNPADTAYKDVPTLIRRLVEVVGRGGNYLLNMAPLPSAAIDPEDAKRFEAIGEWLRRNGEAVYETRPLGTPAQPWGWPVMKGSRVYLHILNWPGEKLALDGLKRPVAGARWLHGEELPFAAGAESVVLHLPAAAPDAVDSIAVLDLAAGAVPDAPPSKNVAGSATVPGLVKSGAKYGDICEATPFVWKGRLLLLVNIRPASAADPAQHYLEIRDVADDKALTSFGRGYSLASAFVWEGTLYVYAARNQDGGWHDVSEFRTEDLVKWTEARVVIEEIPQEQLFNQSVCRAGDRFVMAYESNDARWPAFTIKFAESKDLVTWRKLPDCIFGTDRYTACPCLRYLDGYFYMLYLEHLQPRWWFETFMARSKDLVDWEPSPRNPIIAPGPGEDINTSDPDLAEFDGKVLLYYSYGDQRTWSQLTWAAFTGTLRDFFAACYPLD comes from the coding sequence ATGTCGAATCGAACCATCGTTGAGGCGGCAGCCGCGGCAATGCGCGTGAGATGGCCGAGACTTGCATTGGTCGCTCTTCTGCTGTGCGCCGGGGTCGGCGACAATGGAACGCGGGTCGCAGCCGCCGTCCCGCGGGATGCGCGGCACGGTAAGATGGAGGTGATCATGGTGTCCGACGAATCCAACGACAGCGCGGCCGCACCCGCGCCGCAGGCGCCGGAGTGGTTGTTCGGCCGCGAGGGGATGCCGGTCAGCCCCGGCATTACGTTCGCCGCGGCACCAGCGCACCCGCCCATCACCAAGCGCCAGGAGTGGTTCAAGGACCTCAAGTTCGGCATGTTCATCCACTGGGGGCTCGAGTCGGTGTTGCATAAGCACCCAGGCGCGTGGGAAGCGGCTTGCCGTGATCCGAACTGGGATGCGTCATCCCTGGGGGCCGATCTGGCGGACCTCGGCGAATCATTCGATGCCGCGGCGTGGGTGAGCCTGGCGCAGCGCGCGGGAGCGCGCTACATTGCGTTCACCACAAAGCATCACCTCGGCTTTGCCAACTTCGCGTCGCGCCACAGCGACTACAACTCGGCGGCCATGGGCCCGCAGCGGGATTTCGTGCGCCTTCTGGCCGACGAATGCCATCGCCGCCGCATGCCGTTCATCGCATACCTGTCGCTGCCCGACATGAAGCACCCCGACTGCCGGCCGCTCGACAAGGCGGCGTGGGCGCGCTACCTGAAATTCCTGCGCGGGCAGATCGAGGAGTTGGCGACCGCGTACGGCCCGCTCATGGCGTTCTGGCTCGACCCCGGGCCGTGGAACGGGCCCAGCTACTTCTACCCCGTCGCGCAGATTCAGGACGAAGTGCACCGGCGATGGCCGGCGACTTTGTGCTTCGACTGGGACGAGGCCGAAAAGAGCTATGCCAGCCGCGCCTACCTCAGCCCGCAGGGCATGGTCATGGCCTACGAACTCTACCCCGAGGGGAGCGGACCACAACCCGACGCCTGGCCGTTCGAGGTCTGCGACACGCTTGCGGACTCCTGGCACTACAACCCGGCCGACACCGCCTATAAGGACGTGCCGACCCTCATTCGCCGTCTCGTCGAAGTCGTCGGCCGCGGCGGTAACTACCTGCTCAACATGGCGCCGCTGCCGTCGGCGGCGATCGACCCGGAGGACGCGAAGCGCTTCGAGGCAATAGGGGAGTGGCTGCGACGCAACGGGGAGGCGGTCTACGAGACTCGCCCGCTCGGCACGCCGGCGCAGCCGTGGGGCTGGCCGGTCATGAAGGGCAGCCGGGTCTATCTGCACATCCTGAACTGGCCGGGCGAGAAGCTGGCCTTGGACGGCCTGAAGCGCCCTGTCGCCGGCGCGCGGTGGCTGCACGGCGAGGAGCTGCCGTTCGCGGCCGGCGCGGAGAGCGTCGTCCTTCACCTGCCCGCCGCCGCGCCCGATGCGGTGGACTCGATAGCGGTTCTCGATCTTGCCGCGGGGGCAGTTCCAGATGCGCCCCCATCGAAAAACGTCGCCGGCAGCGCGACCGTGCCCGGCCTGGTCAAGTCCGGCGCGAAGTATGGTGACATCTGCGAGGCGACGCCGTTCGTGTGGAAGGGCCGTCTCCTATTGCTCGTCAACATTCGCCCCGCGTCGGCTGCCGATCCCGCCCAGCACTATCTCGAGATCCGCGACGTCGCGGATGACAAGGCGCTGACCAGCTTCGGCCGCGGCTATTCCCTCGCGTCGGCGTTCGTCTGGGAGGGCACGCTGTACGTGTACGCGGCGCGCAATCAGGACGGCGGGTGGCACGATGTAAGCGAGTTCAGGACGGAGGATCTCGTCAAGTGGACTGAGGCGCGCGTCGTCATCGAGGAGATTCCGCAGGAGCAGCTCTTTAACCAGTCCGTGTGCCGCGCCGGCGATCGCTTCGTCATGGCCTACGAGAGCAACGACGCGCGCTGGCCCGCATTCACCATCAAGTTCGCGGAATCCAAGGATCTCGTCACGTGGCGCAAGCTGCCGGACTGCATCTTCGGTACCGACCGGTACACCGCCTGTCCGTGCCTGCGCTACCTCGATGGCTACTTCTATATGCTGTATCTGGAGCATCTCCAGCCGCGGTGGTGGTTCGAGACGTTCATGGCGCGATCGAAAGACTTGGTGGACTGGGAACCGAGCCCGCGCAATCCGATCATCGCGCCCGGCCCCGGCGAGGACATCAACACCTCCGACCCGGATCTCGCCGAATTCGACGGCAAGGTGCTGCTCTATTACTCCTACGGCGACCAGCGCACGTGGTCGCAGTTGACGTGGGCGGCGTTCACGGGCACGCTGCGCGATTTCTTCGCGGCGTGCTATCCGCTTGATTAG
- a CDS encoding SDR family NAD(P)-dependent oxidoreductase: MGQRFAGRAAIVTGAASGIGRATALAFARDGAKVVVADIAVGGGEETVRMIEAAGGDALFVETDVSQAAAVEAMIRRTIEAYGRLDCAFNNAGTVGEMGSTVECTEENWEHIISTNLKGVWLCMKHEIPQMLEQGEGAIVNMSSVSGIRGLQDFSAYTASKGGILELTRTAALEYSKLGVRINAVCPGT; encoded by the coding sequence ATGGGCCAACGCTTTGCAGGGAGAGCTGCGATAGTGACCGGCGCGGCGTCCGGCATCGGCCGGGCGACGGCGCTGGCATTCGCTCGTGACGGCGCTAAAGTGGTCGTCGCTGACATTGCCGTGGGCGGCGGCGAGGAGACCGTGCGGATGATAGAGGCGGCCGGCGGCGATGCCCTGTTCGTCGAGACGGATGTGTCGCAAGCGGCGGCGGTTGAGGCGATGATTCGACGAACGATCGAAGCGTACGGCCGCCTGGACTGCGCCTTCAACAACGCGGGCACCGTGGGCGAGATGGGATCAACCGTAGAGTGCACCGAGGAGAACTGGGAGCACATCATCAGCACCAACCTCAAAGGCGTGTGGCTGTGCATGAAGCACGAGATTCCGCAGATGCTCGAACAGGGCGAGGGCGCTATCGTCAACATGTCCTCGGTTTCCGGCATTCGCGGCTTGCAGGACTTCTCCGCGTATACCGCATCGAAGGGCGGGATACTCGAACTCACGCGCACGGCCGCGCTGGAGTACTCCAAGCTCGGCGTCCGCATCAATGCGGTATGCCCGGGCAC
- a CDS encoding DUF4091 domain-containing protein, translated as MTDRSGPEAGFSIWVTHSLDTVFKDTPAPAQSSAAISLVAAGGEYESAQVVVVPHRALDALAFSVSSLAGPQGRIPASRVQCRFVGYQWVEKNSKASPPQELTRQAPAWFPDPLLEEREVAAERGENQPILVTVSVPRDTAPGLYRSKVRVQGDGARVDVPLTLEVLPFNLPEKPTLWVTNWFSHGAIANAYGVPLYSEEFWRLLEAFARDMAEHRQNVVIVPPDLVDVYIEANGGLTFDFPRFDRWVGIFEQAGVAERLEIMHMGGRTTGEWECPTFAIGRRPALVRATGERQDIEIEQFLPGLVQHLKEKGWLGKSMLHVADEPIPVNVESWQEASRRVHAAAPELPRIDAIHVPGLPGDLEIWVPQLNFFDESYETFRDAQQKGECELWFYTAWVPQGKYPNRLMDFPLIKPRLLHWVNYLYGATGYLHWGLNWWDIEFGHFSPGDEWIVYPGKNGPRGSLRWEAMRDGLEDYEYFKLLEGKRGEERAMELGRRLMRSITDYDRDPGTLLDIRRQMAAEIAEGSG; from the coding sequence ATGACGGACCGATCCGGGCCCGAAGCCGGCTTCTCCATCTGGGTCACGCACTCATTGGACACCGTGTTCAAGGACACCCCTGCGCCGGCGCAGTCTAGCGCGGCGATCTCGCTGGTTGCAGCGGGAGGCGAGTACGAGTCGGCTCAGGTCGTCGTTGTCCCGCACCGGGCCCTCGACGCGCTGGCGTTCTCCGTCTCGTCGCTGGCCGGCCCGCAGGGGCGGATCCCGGCTTCGCGTGTGCAGTGCCGCTTCGTGGGCTACCAGTGGGTCGAGAAGAACTCCAAGGCGTCGCCGCCCCAGGAACTGACCCGGCAGGCGCCCGCGTGGTTCCCGGACCCCTTGCTCGAAGAGCGCGAGGTGGCTGCCGAACGCGGCGAGAACCAGCCGATTCTCGTCACCGTGTCCGTGCCGCGCGACACGGCCCCCGGGCTTTACAGGAGTAAGGTGCGTGTGCAGGGGGACGGCGCGCGCGTGGACGTGCCGCTGACGCTGGAGGTGTTGCCGTTCAACCTGCCTGAGAAGCCCACCCTCTGGGTCACGAACTGGTTCAGCCACGGGGCGATCGCCAATGCCTATGGGGTGCCGTTATACAGCGAGGAATTCTGGCGCCTGCTCGAGGCGTTCGCCCGCGACATGGCGGAACACCGCCAGAACGTCGTCATCGTGCCGCCCGACCTCGTGGATGTGTATATCGAGGCGAACGGCGGTCTTACCTTCGATTTCCCCCGCTTCGACCGCTGGGTGGGGATCTTCGAGCAGGCGGGCGTCGCCGAGCGGCTGGAGATCATGCACATGGGTGGGCGGACGACGGGCGAATGGGAATGCCCCACCTTCGCCATCGGTCGCCGTCCCGCGCTCGTGCGCGCCACCGGTGAACGACAGGATATCGAGATCGAGCAGTTCCTGCCCGGCCTGGTGCAGCATCTCAAGGAGAAGGGCTGGCTCGGGAAGAGCATGCTGCACGTCGCCGACGAGCCGATTCCGGTGAATGTCGAGTCGTGGCAGGAAGCGTCGCGGCGCGTACACGCGGCAGCGCCGGAGCTGCCGCGCATTGACGCGATCCACGTCCCCGGGCTGCCGGGCGACCTGGAGATCTGGGTGCCGCAGCTCAACTTCTTCGACGAGTCCTACGAGACGTTTCGCGACGCGCAGCAGAAAGGCGAGTGTGAGCTGTGGTTCTACACGGCCTGGGTGCCCCAGGGCAAGTACCCCAACCGCCTGATGGACTTCCCGTTGATCAAGCCGCGGCTGCTGCATTGGGTCAATTACCTCTATGGCGCAACCGGCTACCTGCACTGGGGGCTCAACTGGTGGGATATTGAGTTCGGTCACTTCTCGCCTGGCGACGAGTGGATCGTCTATCCCGGCAAGAACGGCCCGCGTGGCAGTCTGCGCTGGGAGGCGATGCGTGACGGCCTGGAGGACTACGAGTACTTCAAGCTGCTCGAGGGAAAGCGTGGCGAGGAGCGGGCGATGGAACTCGGGCGCCGGCTCATGCGCAGCATCACGGATTACGACCGCGATCCGGGAACGCTGCTCGATATCCGCCGGCAGATGGCTGCGGAGATAGCGGAGGGCAGCGGTTAG